In the genome of Deinococcus planocerae, the window TCAAGGACCAGGCGTACGAGCGCCTCAAGGAACTGGTGCTCAGCGAGGCGCTGCCGCCCGGCGGCTTCCTCTCCGAGCGCCAGCTCGCCGCCCGGCTCGGCATGAGCAAGACCCCCGTCAAGGCAGGCCTGGAGCGCCTCGCCCACGAGGGCTTCCTCACGATCTCGCCCCAGCAGGGCGTCGTCGTGCGGGAGATTCCGGCCCGCGAGATCGTGGACCTCTTCGATATCCGCATCGCCCTGGAGACCTTTACCGTGCAGCGCCTGGCAGGAAGGCTCACCCCCGAGCAGGCCGCCCGGCTCGGGGCCAACGTGGACGCCCAGCGGGGGGCCATTCCCCAGGGCGACGTGCGCCTGAGCACCGCGCTCGACGAGGAGTTTCACCTGCTGCTCTCCGAGTTCCTGGGCAACCAGGAGGTGCTGCGGGTGATGCTGAGCCTGCGAGACCGCCTCACCCGCGTGATCTCCTGGGTGTTCCGGCGC includes:
- a CDS encoding GntR family transcriptional regulator, translated to MREERVLLKDQAYERLKELVLSEALPPGGFLSERQLAARLGMSKTPVKAGLERLAHEGFLTISPQQGVVVREIPAREIVDLFDIRIALETFTVQRLAGRLTPEQAARLGANVDAQRGAIPQGDVRLSTALDEEFHLLLSEFLGNQEVLRVMLSLRDRLTRVISWVFRRAPNRFEASFQDHERILSAVLAGDADLASERVREHLEFGKVFLVTLR